In Haloplanus rubicundus, one DNA window encodes the following:
- a CDS encoding metal ABC transporter ATP-binding protein, whose protein sequence is MTAVEARGVTFAYGDRPVVEGVTLDVAEGAFLGLVGPNGSGKTTLLELLIGLRRPDSGSVTLFGEPAHRFDDGERIGYVPQNVTTANDGLPITVEEVVRMGRYPHRWIGRFDGDDRRAVRTALDRVGITDLADRRVGRLSGGQRQRVFIARALASEADLLALDEPTVGVDAESREAFYDLLRNLNDDGLTIVLVEHDIGVVTTHATEVACLDRTLFFHGDPDTFVETDALAEAYGGSHGVVHHDH, encoded by the coding sequence GTGACGGCCGTCGAAGCCCGCGGCGTCACGTTCGCGTACGGGGATCGGCCGGTCGTCGAGGGCGTCACACTCGACGTCGCCGAGGGCGCGTTTCTGGGGCTCGTCGGGCCGAACGGCTCCGGGAAGACGACGCTACTCGAACTCCTGATCGGCCTCCGGCGCCCCGATAGCGGATCGGTCACGCTGTTCGGCGAGCCCGCGCACCGCTTCGACGACGGCGAGCGCATCGGCTACGTCCCCCAGAACGTGACGACCGCGAACGACGGCCTCCCGATCACCGTCGAGGAGGTCGTCCGGATGGGACGCTATCCACACCGGTGGATCGGTCGGTTCGACGGCGACGACCGCCGGGCGGTCCGGACGGCGTTGGACCGGGTGGGGATCACGGATCTCGCGGACCGGCGCGTCGGCCGCCTCTCCGGCGGCCAGCGCCAGCGCGTCTTCATCGCCCGGGCACTGGCGAGCGAGGCCGACCTGCTCGCGCTCGACGAGCCGACCGTCGGCGTCGACGCCGAGTCCCGTGAGGCGTTCTACGACCTCCTCCGCAACCTGAACGACGACGGCCTCACGATCGTCCTCGTCGAACACGACATCGGCGTCGTGACGACCCACGCCACCGAGGTGGCCTGTCTCGACCGGACGCTGTTTTTCCACGGCGACCCCGACACGTTCGTCGAGACGGACGCACTCGCCGAGGCCTACGGCGGCTCACACGGCGTCGTCCACCACGATCACTGA
- a CDS encoding histidine phosphatase family protein: MPTVLLARHGETTWNRDGRLQGWAPTPLTDRGHEQARALAAAVAAEYDVDRVVASDLRRARQTASYLADHVGRDPTFESAWRERDFGRYQGLPHETVFEDHERLSLARAGRDAVDARPESGESLRDVRERVLSGWERVLAESSDDETVAIVAHGGPLYLLLGAVDDRDIVSAVVEGEQHNCALNELQVENGASRVVAENRTDFLDEAPA, encoded by the coding sequence ATGCCGACGGTCCTCCTCGCCAGACACGGCGAGACGACGTGGAACCGCGACGGGCGACTGCAGGGCTGGGCGCCGACGCCGCTGACAGACCGCGGGCACGAACAGGCGCGGGCGCTCGCCGCCGCCGTCGCGGCCGAGTACGACGTGGACCGGGTCGTCGCCTCGGACCTCCGACGCGCCAGACAGACGGCCTCCTACCTCGCCGACCACGTGGGTCGCGACCCGACCTTCGAGTCGGCGTGGCGCGAACGCGACTTCGGCCGATACCAGGGCCTCCCCCACGAGACGGTGTTCGAGGACCACGAGCGCCTGTCGCTCGCCCGCGCCGGCCGGGACGCGGTCGACGCCCGGCCGGAGAGCGGCGAGAGCCTCCGCGACGTGCGCGAACGCGTCCTCTCCGGCTGGGAGCGGGTCCTCGCCGAGAGCAGTGACGACGAGACGGTGGCAATCGTCGCTCACGGCGGCCCGCTCTATCTCCTCCTCGGCGCCGTCGACGACCGTGACATCGTCTCCGCGGTAGTGGAGGGCGAACAGCACAACTGCGCGCTGAACGAACTGCAGGTCGAAAACGGCGCGTCGCGGGTCGTCGCGGAGAACCGGACGGACTTCCTCGACGAAGCGCCGGCGTAG
- a CDS encoding twin-arginine translocase subunit TatC, translating to MGATGTADPFDEDERRSVSDAVGAPVSDSELEADPDLELDPSVVAADDDEDGATDDAPRTGREMRDSTAPRHRRVDDEEDTADDESVVDTDADSESVVEADDQSVVEADDQSVVETDDQSVVETDAESPSVDDAETTAPSVDDGETAADLTAADDDAADAIDEGLVGEGPATDEEMPLAAHIEEMVRRLAVVLVVGGIVALAVFPVADQLINFLWNSHIPGASTIADRRPRLYGPLELVVTELKVAALAGFVVGLPIAVYETYLFMRPGLFPRERRYYLAAVPTSLILALIGVAFAHFVVLPAIFAYFTAYTTGTAVVAFGLKETFSLILVLMGYMALVFQIPLFIMLAIMMNLTTRVWLEDRRLLFWGGFLGVAFLISPDPTGMAPIIVAATMITLFEGTLALLRWTGN from the coding sequence ATGGGGGCGACGGGGACGGCCGACCCGTTCGACGAGGACGAACGCCGCAGCGTCTCGGACGCCGTCGGTGCCCCCGTTTCCGACTCCGAACTCGAAGCGGACCCGGACCTCGAACTCGACCCGAGCGTCGTGGCGGCGGACGACGACGAGGACGGAGCAACCGACGACGCCCCCCGAACCGGTCGGGAGATGCGCGACTCCACGGCACCGCGGCATCGACGGGTGGACGACGAGGAGGACACGGCAGACGACGAGTCGGTCGTCGACACCGACGCCGATTCGGAGTCGGTCGTGGAGGCGGACGACCAGTCGGTCGTGGAGGCGGACGACCAGTCGGTCGTGGAGACGGACGACCAGTCGGTCGTGGAGACCGACGCCGAATCGCCATCCGTCGACGACGCCGAGACGACCGCACCGTCGGTCGACGACGGGGAGACGGCGGCCGACCTCACGGCGGCCGACGACGACGCGGCCGACGCCATCGACGAGGGGTTGGTGGGGGAGGGACCGGCCACGGACGAGGAGATGCCGCTCGCGGCCCACATCGAGGAGATGGTGCGCCGGCTGGCGGTAGTGCTCGTCGTCGGGGGCATCGTCGCGCTCGCGGTGTTTCCGGTCGCCGACCAACTGATCAACTTCCTCTGGAACTCCCACATCCCCGGTGCGTCGACTATCGCGGACCGGCGGCCGCGGCTCTACGGCCCGCTCGAACTCGTCGTCACCGAACTCAAGGTGGCGGCGCTGGCCGGCTTCGTCGTCGGCCTCCCCATCGCCGTCTACGAGACGTATCTGTTCATGCGCCCCGGTCTCTTTCCCCGCGAACGCCGCTACTACCTCGCCGCCGTCCCGACCAGCCTCATTCTCGCGTTGATCGGCGTCGCCTTCGCCCACTTCGTCGTCCTCCCCGCCATCTTCGCGTACTTCACCGCCTACACCACGGGGACGGCCGTCGTCGCGTTCGGCCTCAAGGAAACGTTCAGCCTCATTCTCGTCCTCATGGGCTACATGGCGCTCGTCTTTCAAATTCCGCTCTTCATTATGCTGGCGATCATGATGAACCTCACCACGCGGGTGTGGCTGGAAGACCGTCGCCTCCTGTTCTGGGGCGGCTTCCTCGGCGTCGCCTTCCTCATCAGCCCCGATCCGACGGGGATGGCACCCATCATCGTCGCGGCGACGATGATCACCCTGTTCGAGGGGACGCTCGCGCTCCTGCGCTGGACCGGCAACTGA
- a CDS encoding metal ABC transporter permease — protein sequence MTPIPPTEPVVPFVAVVGRVFEAVLDGWGAGLDLLSALTGIEMLASPFMQRAYFAAVCIAFIGPVVGSFLVHREMAMIGDTLAHSAFAGVAAGLFVNAAFAVTVPPLLTALVVAAVAALLVQTLVDYAGTYRDTSLAIVLTGSFAVGSVLVTATDGGIAVGIDAYLFGSLATVSRANAAILLASSVVVGGVVAAAYRPLLYVTFDAVGARAAGLDVERYNRVLAVLTAVVVVAAMQIMGVILVAAMLVIPVATATAVTGFKRALVAAVAAGQVATLAGVTLSYLYDVAAGGTVVLVAIAGYVAVAVAVRVRR from the coding sequence ATGACGCCGATTCCGCCCACCGAGCCGGTGGTCCCGTTCGTCGCCGTCGTCGGACGGGTCTTCGAGGCGGTGCTCGACGGCTGGGGCGCCGGGCTGGACCTCCTGTCGGCGCTGACCGGGATCGAGATGCTCGCGTCCCCGTTCATGCAGCGGGCGTACTTCGCGGCCGTCTGTATCGCCTTCATCGGGCCGGTCGTCGGGAGTTTCCTCGTCCACCGGGAGATGGCGATGATCGGCGACACGCTCGCCCACTCCGCGTTCGCCGGCGTCGCCGCCGGCCTGTTCGTGAACGCCGCCTTCGCGGTGACGGTCCCGCCGCTGTTGACGGCGCTCGTCGTCGCCGCCGTCGCCGCGCTCCTCGTCCAGACGCTCGTCGACTACGCCGGCACGTATCGCGACACCTCGCTCGCCATCGTCCTGACCGGGTCGTTCGCCGTCGGGAGCGTGCTCGTGACGGCGACGGACGGCGGCATCGCCGTCGGCATCGACGCCTACCTCTTCGGGTCGCTCGCGACGGTGTCCCGGGCGAACGCCGCGATCCTGTTGGCGTCGAGCGTCGTCGTCGGGGGCGTCGTCGCCGCGGCGTATCGCCCGCTCCTCTACGTCACGTTCGACGCCGTGGGCGCCCGCGCCGCGGGCCTCGACGTCGAGCGCTACAACCGCGTCCTCGCCGTGCTGACGGCAGTCGTCGTCGTCGCCGCCATGCAGATCATGGGCGTGATCCTCGTCGCCGCCATGCTGGTGATCCCGGTGGCGACGGCGACGGCGGTCACCGGATTCAAGCGCGCGCTCGTCGCGGCGGTCGCCGCGGGGCAGGTCGCGACCCTCGCCGGCGTCACCCTCTCGTATCTGTACGACGTGGCCGCCGGCGGCACCGTCGTCCTCGTGGCCATCGCCGGCTACGTCGCCGTGGCCGTCGCCGTCCGGGTTCGTCGGTGA
- the tatC gene encoding twin-arginine translocase subunit TatC, translating to MSSALDEDTRQTLDAGRETAGAMLRSAQKDLQKVFIVFLVGFIGSFYALRLYVWGFLEGITRSRLDEVASGELQIIAQTPFDVILLQAKIGLVAGIILGLPVFLYFSRDALQERGLWPSSPVSRWKLALGGLLAAGLFLAGLAYGYLVFFPVMFAFLANNALSAGFTPTYSIVLWAQFIFLLTLSFGLAAQLPLAMSALSYAEIVQYETFRDRWRYAVVAMFAFGALFTPPDPFTQIMWAIPMLVLYGFSLYLTKVVITAKRGSEQISVGAAAAGHWNFILGFGLIGGLLVYAFFTRGGLPLANDALAWAGSSRRLAAPGSTLPLSRTAGLALWTAVGTLLAGVVAFMYYVYAELDAAVDPIEVGDPTEIDLAELDAAGIRAAPPEAFADLSEDDAVSMAGDAMDADDKEKARAILDRFDEAETVREAEGSADAPQSTTEEIGDRASRAGGTFLDEFTDGETDEDDIGGYYTDVAFILDSLTSRAFRIAAVFGIVLASTFGWLYTGGIGRVFEQFLSQLPSQVTPEDINVVALHPMEALIFEVKFSTLIAVFVTLPIVMYYAWPALRERGFVRGNRNVIFGWAAALVVGLFGGFVLGYTTVAPTVISYLVADGVRANMIIAYRITNFFWLIFFTTAGIGLLADVPVLMLLLNTAGVSYRTMRDRWREVTVGIMAFAAVATPADVMTMFMVTIPLMVAYGIGLVVLFVVTLGGRRDLSRSRSANA from the coding sequence ATGTCGAGCGCGCTCGATGAGGACACCCGGCAGACGCTGGACGCGGGCCGTGAGACTGCCGGCGCGATGCTCCGGTCCGCCCAGAAGGATCTGCAGAAGGTGTTCATCGTCTTCCTCGTCGGGTTCATCGGTTCCTTCTACGCCCTCCGACTGTACGTCTGGGGCTTCCTCGAAGGGATCACTCGGTCGCGGCTGGACGAGGTGGCGTCGGGCGAACTCCAGATCATCGCCCAGACGCCCTTCGACGTGATCCTCCTGCAGGCGAAAATCGGCCTCGTCGCGGGCATCATCCTCGGACTCCCCGTGTTCCTCTACTTCTCCCGCGACGCGCTTCAGGAGCGGGGGTTGTGGCCCTCGTCACCGGTGTCGCGGTGGAAACTCGCCCTCGGCGGCCTGCTCGCGGCCGGCCTCTTCCTCGCCGGCCTCGCCTACGGCTATCTCGTCTTCTTCCCCGTGATGTTCGCGTTCCTCGCCAACAACGCCCTCTCGGCGGGCTTCACCCCCACCTACTCCATCGTCCTCTGGGCGCAGTTCATCTTCCTGCTCACCCTCTCCTTTGGCCTCGCGGCCCAACTGCCGCTGGCGATGAGCGCCCTGTCCTACGCCGAAATCGTTCAGTACGAGACGTTCCGCGACCGCTGGCGGTACGCCGTCGTCGCCATGTTCGCCTTCGGCGCCCTCTTTACCCCGCCCGACCCGTTCACGCAGATCATGTGGGCCATCCCCATGCTCGTGCTCTACGGGTTCAGCCTCTATCTCACGAAGGTCGTGATCACGGCCAAGCGGGGGAGCGAGCAAATCAGCGTCGGCGCCGCCGCCGCCGGCCACTGGAACTTCATCCTCGGGTTTGGGCTGATCGGCGGCCTCCTCGTCTACGCCTTCTTCACCCGCGGCGGCCTGCCCCTCGCCAACGACGCCTTGGCGTGGGCGGGGAGCAGTCGGCGCCTCGCCGCCCCCGGATCGACCCTGCCGCTCTCCCGGACCGCCGGCCTCGCGCTGTGGACCGCGGTCGGCACCCTCCTCGCGGGCGTCGTCGCGTTCATGTACTACGTCTACGCCGAACTCGACGCCGCGGTCGACCCCATCGAGGTGGGCGATCCGACCGAAATCGACCTCGCCGAACTCGACGCCGCCGGGATTCGCGCCGCGCCGCCCGAGGCCTTCGCCGACCTGAGCGAGGACGACGCCGTCTCGATGGCCGGCGACGCGATGGACGCGGACGACAAGGAGAAGGCCCGCGCCATCCTCGACCGGTTCGACGAGGCCGAGACGGTCCGGGAAGCGGAAGGCAGCGCCGACGCCCCCCAGTCGACGACCGAGGAGATCGGCGACCGGGCGAGTCGCGCCGGCGGCACCTTCCTCGACGAGTTCACCGACGGCGAGACCGACGAGGACGACATCGGCGGCTACTACACCGACGTCGCCTTCATCCTCGACTCGCTCACCTCGCGCGCGTTCCGCATCGCCGCCGTCTTCGGTATCGTCCTCGCGTCGACGTTCGGGTGGCTCTACACCGGCGGCATCGGCCGCGTCTTCGAGCAGTTCCTCTCCCAACTCCCGAGTCAGGTGACGCCCGAGGACATCAACGTCGTCGCCCTCCACCCGATGGAGGCGCTGATCTTCGAGGTGAAGTTCTCGACGCTCATCGCCGTCTTCGTCACCCTCCCCATCGTCATGTACTACGCCTGGCCGGCGCTCCGGGAACGCGGGTTCGTCCGCGGCAACCGCAACGTCATCTTCGGGTGGGCCGCCGCCCTCGTCGTCGGCCTGTTCGGCGGCTTCGTCCTCGGCTACACCACCGTCGCGCCGACGGTCATCTCCTATCTCGTCGCCGACGGCGTCCGGGCGAACATGATCATCGCCTACCGCATCACCAACTTCTTCTGGCTCATCTTCTTCACCACCGCCGGAATCGGCTTGCTCGCGGACGTGCCCGTCCTCATGCTCCTGCTCAACACCGCGGGCGTCTCCTACCGGACGATGCGGGACCGCTGGCGCGAGGTGACCGTCGGCATCATGGCCTTCGCCGCCGTCGCCACCCCGGCCGACGTGATGACGATGTTCATGGTCACGATTCCGCTGATGGTCGCCTACGGAATCGGACTCGTCGTGCTGTTCGTGGTGACACTCGGCGGGCGGCGTGACCTGTCGCGGAGCCGGAGTGCGAACGCGTAG
- a CDS encoding ORC1-type DNA replication protein: protein MTEDPEEGMLSWDESVFRDEHVFEIDYVPETFDHRETQLENLKYALRPAVRGSRPLNTMVRGPPGTGKTTAVLKLFGELTGQPGVRTVRVNCQLDSTRYAVFSRVFENVFDYEPPSSGISFKKLFGQITDRLVDDDEVLVVALDDVNYLFYENEASDTLYSLLRAHEGSAGVRIGVIVVSSDLSLDIMEELDGRVQSVFRPEEVYFPVYDADEIVDILGERVDRGFHDGVIGPQELDRVAELTAESGDLRVGIDLLRRAGLNAEMRASRTISVDDVETAYDKSKYVHLSRCLRELTESERALVETIAEHDGEQAGTVYEAFHESTDLGYTRYTEIVNKLDQLGVIEADYADVEGRGRSRSLTLSYDADAVLDRL, encoded by the coding sequence ATGACAGAGGACCCGGAGGAGGGGATGCTGTCGTGGGACGAGTCGGTCTTTCGTGACGAACACGTCTTCGAAATCGACTACGTTCCCGAGACGTTCGACCACCGGGAGACGCAACTGGAGAACCTGAAATACGCCCTCCGCCCGGCGGTCCGTGGCTCCCGCCCGCTCAACACGATGGTCCGCGGCCCGCCGGGAACGGGCAAGACCACGGCCGTCCTGAAGCTGTTCGGCGAGCTAACGGGACAGCCCGGCGTGCGGACGGTTCGGGTCAACTGCCAACTGGATTCGACCCGCTACGCCGTCTTCTCCCGCGTCTTCGAGAACGTCTTCGACTACGAACCCCCCTCCTCGGGCATCTCCTTCAAGAAGCTGTTCGGGCAGATCACCGACCGCCTCGTCGACGACGACGAAGTGCTCGTGGTCGCGCTCGACGACGTGAACTACCTGTTCTACGAGAACGAGGCGTCCGATACCCTCTACTCGCTGTTGCGCGCCCACGAGGGATCGGCGGGGGTTCGGATCGGCGTCATCGTCGTCTCCTCTGACCTGAGTCTGGACATCATGGAGGAACTCGACGGCCGGGTCCAGAGCGTCTTCCGGCCGGAGGAGGTGTACTTCCCCGTCTACGACGCCGACGAAATCGTCGACATCCTGGGAGAGCGGGTGGACCGCGGGTTCCACGACGGCGTGATCGGGCCACAGGAACTCGACCGCGTCGCCGAACTGACCGCCGAGAGCGGCGACCTCCGGGTCGGCATCGACCTGTTGCGGCGGGCGGGACTCAACGCCGAGATGCGCGCGAGTCGGACGATCAGCGTCGACGACGTGGAGACGGCGTACGACAAGTCGAAGTACGTCCACCTCTCGCGGTGTCTGCGCGAACTCACGGAGTCGGAGCGGGCGCTGGTGGAGACCATCGCCGAACACGACGGCGAACAGGCCGGAACGGTGTACGAGGCGTTCCACGAGTCGACGGACCTCGGCTACACGCGCTATACGGAGATCGTCAACAAACTCGATCAGTTGGGCGTCATCGAGGCCGACTACGCCGACGTGGAGGGGCGGGGGCGCTCGCGGTCGCTCACGCTCTCCTACGACGCCGACGCGGTGTTGGATCGGCTGTAG
- the larE gene encoding ATP-dependent sacrificial sulfur transferase LarE, whose amino-acid sequence MTALDAKLDAARDDLAARDGVVVAFSGGVDSAVVAALAHDALDDDAVACTARSETLPAAELDDARRVADEIGIRHETVTFSELDNPDFVANDGERCYHCRTMRLGKMYEVARDRGIGTVCDGTNASDPGEGHRPGLRAVEELEVFSPLLAHDLSKAEVREAADRYDLSVADKPSMACLSSRIPTGLEVTEEKLTRVEKAERLLRTWGFSQFRVRDHDGLARIEVAPDELDAALDREFARAAREHLTDAGFDHVTLDLHGYRTGSVSPEGDGADAGPDLEQEYPVRED is encoded by the coding sequence ATGACTGCCCTCGACGCGAAACTCGACGCCGCCCGCGACGACTTGGCCGCCCGCGACGGCGTCGTCGTCGCCTTCTCCGGCGGCGTCGACTCGGCCGTCGTCGCCGCCCTCGCCCACGACGCCCTCGACGACGACGCCGTGGCGTGTACGGCCCGGAGCGAGACGCTCCCCGCCGCGGAACTCGACGACGCCCGCCGTGTCGCCGACGAAATCGGGATTCGACACGAGACGGTCACCTTCTCCGAACTCGACAACCCCGACTTCGTCGCAAACGACGGCGAGCGGTGTTACCACTGTCGGACGATGCGGCTGGGGAAGATGTACGAGGTGGCCCGCGACCGGGGTATCGGGACCGTCTGTGACGGCACGAACGCTTCCGACCCCGGCGAGGGCCACCGTCCCGGACTGCGCGCCGTCGAGGAACTCGAAGTGTTCTCGCCGCTGCTGGCACACGACCTGAGCAAAGCCGAGGTGCGCGAGGCCGCCGACCGCTACGACCTCTCGGTCGCCGACAAACCCTCGATGGCGTGTCTCTCCTCCCGTATCCCGACCGGCCTGGAGGTGACCGAGGAGAAGCTGACGCGCGTCGAGAAAGCCGAACGCCTCCTGCGGACGTGGGGGTTCTCGCAGTTCCGCGTCCGCGACCACGACGGCCTCGCGCGCATCGAGGTGGCGCCCGACGAACTCGACGCCGCCCTCGACCGCGAGTTCGCCCGCGCGGCCCGCGAACACCTCACCGACGCCGGCTTCGACCACGTCACGCTCGACCTGCACGGCTACCGGACGGGGAGCGTGAGTCCCGAGGGCGACGGGGCTGACGCCGGTCCCGATCTGGAGCAGGAGTATCCGGTTCGCGAGGACTGA
- a CDS encoding metal ABC transporter substrate-binding protein, whose product MHLTRRRLVTAAGTAGIGGFAGCLGGGAAGEAAEASSDGAVARSSFFVFGDLTARVAGDTATAELLVPVGQHGHGWEPGPRIREEIRGADLFVHGMPGFQPWVDAITRDLAADGADVTTVDASAGIDLLATGSGHDHGHEGAHDEHADEETRDHASEEAHDDHGDGADPHFWMDPLRVKDAVGNVRRGLTAVDEGNADAYAENADTVRARLDDLHDRIASAVVDGSTETILVAGHNAHRYLADRYGLDVVSLTDASPDDRPTARDVERARRLVDDRDLRYVCADPLESQRAAEQLVAETGAEAVLPLTAMPGLTDEWDANDWGYVDVMERVNLPTLERVLDA is encoded by the coding sequence ATGCACCTGACCAGACGGCGGTTGGTGACGGCGGCAGGAACGGCCGGCATCGGCGGGTTCGCGGGGTGTCTCGGTGGTGGCGCCGCCGGGGAGGCGGCCGAGGCGTCGAGCGACGGTGCGGTCGCGCGGTCGTCGTTTTTCGTCTTCGGCGACCTCACCGCGCGAGTCGCGGGGGACACCGCGACCGCGGAGTTGCTCGTCCCGGTCGGTCAGCACGGTCACGGGTGGGAGCCCGGACCGCGGATTCGGGAGGAGATTCGCGGCGCGGACCTGTTCGTCCACGGGATGCCGGGGTTCCAGCCGTGGGTGGACGCCATCACTCGCGACCTCGCGGCCGACGGGGCGGACGTGACCACAGTCGACGCGAGCGCCGGGATCGACCTGCTCGCCACCGGGTCGGGACACGACCACGGGCACGAAGGGGCTCACGACGAGCACGCCGACGAGGAGACTCGCGACCACGCGAGCGAGGAAGCACACGACGACCACGGCGATGGGGCGGACCCGCACTTCTGGATGGACCCGCTCCGCGTGAAGGACGCGGTGGGGAACGTCCGACGGGGGTTGACCGCCGTCGACGAGGGGAACGCGGACGCGTACGCCGAGAACGCCGACACCGTCCGAGCCAGACTCGACGACCTCCACGACCGGATCGCGTCGGCGGTGGTCGACGGATCGACCGAGACGATTCTCGTCGCCGGACACAACGCCCACCGGTATCTTGCCGATCGCTACGGCCTCGACGTCGTCTCGCTGACCGACGCCTCGCCCGACGACCGGCCGACGGCACGCGACGTCGAGCGGGCGCGACGACTCGTCGACGACCGCGACCTGCGGTACGTCTGTGCGGACCCGCTGGAATCCCAGCGGGCCGCCGAGCAACTGGTCGCGGAGACCGGCGCCGAGGCAGTCCTCCCGCTGACGGCCATGCCCGGACTGACCGACGAGTGGGACGCGAACGACTGGGGGTACGTCGACGTGATGGAGCGCGTGAACCTCCCGACGCTGGAGCGGGTGCTGGACGCGTGA
- a CDS encoding MutS-related protein, whose translation MEFTAIPGVGEKTAAALADLDDPERALRDGDVAALSRAPGISAGRAAAIARAAVRHEHGAEGDFLATDRARDVFESVLSLLQERTVTDYAARRVETFVPTGAESRIAEVRELVERARSREVDDETLDALTDVKPLADPPTRRVRDRCLATTDAETYAEASDTIPELSVEVVDDARGLAELARSYATVIALDESFAGVDVAGDVRVRPDALDHPAEVVPERLLSFFAANRESLLAAARVHETADMDPPCDLDALRDALDRLDDDGTPVGDDELDRLTVAVDDLDAAVGTAESVANDHLREVIRERDVTIEGTDFLSLVEQGARVDALLSRELADEFDRAVEKARDHLVGSLDLGDEADLAERAFGDDPTFPVEHDAEAVSRLRTELKAARDRRAARLKADLATDLGALRDPADDLVRAALERDVELALARFADDFDCTLPDVGADVTGVAVEGGRSPLLDVAFEDVEPVDYAVSGVTLLSGVNSGGKTSTLDLLALVTILAHMGLPVPAESARVERVSELHYYAKSQGTLDAGAFEATLRDFADLARGTDSRLVLVDELESITEPGASAKIIAGILESLDGQAVTAVFVSHLAGEIRDAAGVDVAVDGIEAVGLVDGELRVNRSPVTDHLARSTPELIVEKLAGEGDGEFYGRLLEKF comes from the coding sequence ATGGAGTTTACGGCCATCCCGGGCGTCGGCGAGAAGACGGCGGCGGCGCTCGCCGACCTCGACGATCCGGAACGGGCGCTCCGGGACGGCGACGTGGCGGCGCTCTCGCGGGCGCCAGGGATCTCCGCCGGCCGCGCCGCCGCCATCGCCCGCGCGGCCGTCCGCCACGAACACGGCGCCGAGGGCGACTTCCTCGCGACCGACCGCGCCCGCGACGTCTTCGAGTCCGTCCTCTCGCTCCTGCAGGAGCGGACGGTCACCGACTACGCCGCCCGGCGGGTGGAGACGTTCGTCCCGACGGGCGCCGAGTCGCGCATCGCGGAGGTGCGCGAACTCGTCGAGCGGGCGCGGAGCCGCGAGGTGGACGACGAAACGCTCGACGCGCTGACCGACGTGAAGCCGCTCGCGGACCCGCCGACGAGGCGGGTCCGCGACCGCTGTCTCGCGACGACCGACGCGGAGACGTACGCCGAAGCGTCCGACACGATACCGGAGCTCTCGGTCGAGGTGGTCGACGACGCCCGCGGGCTGGCGGAGCTCGCGCGGTCGTACGCGACGGTGATCGCCCTCGACGAGTCCTTCGCCGGCGTCGACGTGGCCGGCGACGTGCGGGTGCGCCCCGACGCCCTCGATCACCCCGCCGAGGTGGTGCCCGAACGCCTCCTCAGCTTCTTCGCCGCCAACCGCGAGTCCCTGCTCGCGGCCGCTCGCGTCCACGAGACGGCCGACATGGACCCGCCCTGTGACCTCGACGCCCTCCGGGACGCCCTGGACCGCCTCGACGACGACGGCACGCCCGTCGGCGACGACGAACTCGACCGGCTCACCGTCGCGGTCGACGACCTGGACGCCGCCGTCGGGACGGCCGAATCCGTCGCCAACGACCACCTCCGGGAGGTGATCCGGGAGCGGGACGTGACCATCGAGGGGACGGACTTCCTCTCCCTGGTCGAACAGGGCGCCCGCGTCGACGCCCTGCTCTCGCGGGAACTCGCCGACGAGTTCGACCGCGCCGTCGAGAAGGCCCGCGACCATCTGGTCGGCAGCCTCGACCTCGGCGACGAGGCAGACCTCGCGGAGCGGGCCTTCGGGGACGACCCCACCTTCCCCGTCGAGCACGATGCGGAGGCCGTCTCCCGGCTCCGGACCGAACTGAAGGCCGCCCGCGACCGCCGGGCGGCGCGGCTCAAGGCCGATCTGGCGACCGATCTGGGCGCGCTCCGCGACCCGGCCGACGACCTGGTGCGGGCGGCGCTCGAACGCGACGTGGAACTCGCGCTCGCGCGCTTCGCCGACGACTTCGACTGCACGCTCCCCGACGTCGGGGCGGACGTGACGGGCGTCGCCGTCGAGGGCGGGCGCTCGCCCCTGCTGGACGTGGCGTTCGAGGACGTGGAACCCGTCGACTACGCCGTCTCGGGCGTGACGCTCCTCTCGGGCGTCAACAGCGGCGGCAAGACCTCCACGCTCGACCTGCTGGCGCTGGTGACGATCCTCGCGCACATGGGGCTTCCCGTCCCCGCGGAGTCGGCGCGGGTCGAACGCGTCTCCGAACTCCACTACTACGCCAAGAGTCAGGGGACCCTCGACGCGGGGGCGTTCGAGGCGACGCTCCGGGACTTCGCCGACCTCGCCCGCGGCACGGACTCGCGGCTCGTCCTCGTCGACGAACTGGAGAGCATCACGGAGCCGGGCGCGAGCGCGAAGATCATCGCCGGCATCCTCGAGTCGCTCGACGGGCAGGCGGTGACGGCGGTGTTCGTCTCCCACCTCGCGGGCGAGATTCGGGACGCCGCGGGGGTCGACGTGGCCGTCGACGGCATCGAGGCCGTGGGGCTAGTGGACGGCGAACTCCGGGTGAACCGCTCGCCGGTGACCGACCACCTCGCCCGGTCGACGCCCGAACTCATCGTCGAGAAGCTGGCGGGGGAGGGAGACGGGGAGTTCTACGGCCGCCTGCTGGAGAAGTTCTGA